From the Myxococcaceae bacterium JPH2 genome, the window AGCGTGACGCCCTCCGCGCGGGCGCACCGATGGATGGCCTCGGTGAGTCCCAGGGGAAGCTGTGTGCGGAAGCTCGCCCCACGGAAGGTCTGCACCGGAGGGCGCGGACGGTCCGTGGGGAGCGCGAGCACGGGAGGCACGCCGGCCAGTCGGTCAATCCACCAGGACAGCTGTTCATCCCGCGCGCCGGCCTCCAGCCAGTCGCGCTGCCATCGCGCATAGTCCGCGTACTGCACCGTCAGCGGCGGGAGTCGCGGCTCGGCGCCTTGGGTGAACGCGCCGTAGAGCGCCGCCAGCTCCCGGGCGAGCACACCCAGGGACCACGCATCGCCCACGATGTGATGCTGGCTCAAGAGCAGCGCGTGTTCGTGGGGCGCGAGGCGCACGAGCGTGGCGCGGAACACCGGGCCTCGCTCCAGGTCGAAGGGGCGTCGGGCCTCCTGCTCGGCGCGCTCGCGCAGGGCCTCGGGGCCCGCGCCGTCGGCCAGCGCCTCCGTGACGAGCACCGTGTCCGGAACGGGGGCCACGCGCTGCACGGGCTGACCGCCCTCCTCACCGAACGTGGTGCGCAGCGACTCGTGGCGCAGACACAGCGCGCGCAGCGCTCGCTCCAGCGCGTCCGCGTCCAGCGGCCCCACCAGCCGCGCGAAGAACGCGATGTTGTAGGAGAAGCCTCCCGCGTCCAGCCGGGAGAGGAACCACAGACGCTCTTGCGCGAAGGACTGGCGCAGCGGCCCCTCGCGCGCAATCACCGCCAGGGGAGGGGCCCGCCGCGAGCGCACGGCGCGCGTCCGTGTCCCATCGGAATCCTTCACGTCCCGTGGCTCGGAGGGGAATGAGAGGGTCATGGCGCCCGCCGAACCTTAACAGGATGTCTTTGAATGTCGTTTTGTCCTAACGCGCGCGCGAATTGAGCTGCTCACGCAAGAGGTGCTTGCGCACCTTGCCGGTGGCCGTCTTGGGCATCGCGTCGACGAGTTCCAGGCGGTCTGGCCAGTACTGATTGGACATGCCCTGCTGCTTCAGGTGCTGGCGCAGCTCGTCCAGGGTGGGCGTGCCCTCGCCCTCGCGCGTCACGACGACGGCACAGACACGCTCGCCGCCAATCTTGTCATCCGAGTGCGCGACGACCGCGACTTCCTTCACCTTGGGATGGGAATACAGCGCGGATTCCACTTCCACGACGGGAATCTTATAGCCATATCGAAAGATGACGTCCTTGAGCCGGCCGACGATGCGGATGCCGCCTCGGCCGTCGTCGCGCGCCAGGTCTCCGGTGTCGAACCAGCCTTCGGCGTCCACACTGGCGGCATAGATGTCGTCACGCTTGAAATAGCTCAGACACTGGCTGGCGCCGCGCACCAACAGGCGGCCGGTGCCGTCTGGATAGGGCGTCCCATCCTCGGCCACGGCGGGGGCAATCCTGACATCCATCCACTCCACCGCGCGGCCGTCGCTGTGGGCGGGCCAGTCTGGCGGGTCGTCCTGGCGGGTGATGGTGACGGCGCCATTCTCCGTCATCCCCCACAATGTGTGCAGTTGAATGCCGAACATTTCCCTCACGGTCGCGATGAGGTGGGGCGGAACGGGGATGGAGCCCGTGGCCAGCTTTCGCAACGAGGAGGTGTCGCGCGGGCGCTTGCGCTGCGTCGCGATGACATTCATCAGGTAGGTCGGAATGCCATAGGAGAAGGTGACGCGGTGCTCCTCGATGAGCTTGAGCGTCAGCTCGGGGTCACCCACGTCCATGTAGACGGCGGTCGCGCCGAGCTGCACGGGGAGCTGGAACAGATAGGTGAAGCCCGTGGAGGCGGTGAGCAGGGACGGGAGGCAGAAGACGTCCTCGCCCGTCAGTGACAGGGTTTCTCCCAGCGCCCGGGTGATGCCGTAGTTGGTGTTGTGGGAGTGGATGACGCCCTTGGGCTCGCCCGTGGTGCCGGACGTGTAGAGGACGTTGCAGACCTCGTCCGCGTGGGCCTCGCGTGCGTCCAGCTCGGCGGCCGGGCGCTCCTCCTCCCAGGCGCGCGCGACGAAGGTGGCGTCGAAGTCCAGCTCGCCCGGCCCCAATGGGCCCTCGGCGCCCAGGAGCACCCGGTGCCGCAGCGAGGGCAGCACGCCCGCGATCTCCCGCGCCATGTCGCGGTGCGTGTAGCCCGCCCAGGCCTGCGGCCCGATGTACACGGACGCCTCGGTGCGGCCGAGGATGAACTCCACCTCACGCCGTCGGTAGTCCGGAGGAATGGGCGCGATGACCGCGCCCATGCGCGCGCAGGCCAGCGCCAGCGCGGAGAACTGCCACCCATTGGGGAGCTGCACCGCGACGATGTCCTCGCGACCCACCCCCAGCGACAGCAACGCCCCCGCGAACCGATCCATATAACGGCTCAGGTCCGCATAGGTCAGACGTGTCACATCCTTGGAAAAATACCGTGCGGCAATGATTGCTGTCTTCTCTGGATGGGATTGCACGGCGCGCCGAAGGTCATCCACAATCGTGGCGTCACGCCACCAACCCCTCTGCCGATAGAGGGCGCCGTGCGTCTGGGCCGCAGGGTTCTGGAAGCGCTGTCCCATCTGGATTCTCCTCGCAGGAATTGACGTATCGCGGCGCGGGAAGCGGCACGGTAGTGATGGTGTTGTCACCGGTAAAGGCAGGTTTTTCTCGCACATCCGAATATTGAGAAAATCCGCGTTGACGTAACACGATGCGATTTCCTAGGGTGCCAGCTCGCGGCCGGAACCCAGGGCTGACGCCAGCGACGCAACGGGCATGATTCCTCTCTCGGCGAATGCATCCCAATTGGAGCGGCGAGCCCGGCGGGTCCGGCGGCTCATCCTGAGGCTGGCGGCCACGCCGTCGGGCTGTCATCTCGGGGGCTCGTTGTCGGTGGTGGAGCTGCTGGTGGTGCTGTTGGGGGAGGTGATGCGGGTGGATCCGCGCGCGCCCCTGTCCCCGGAGCGAGACCACCTCATCCTGTCCAAGGGCCACGCGGCCGCGGGGATGTACGCGGCGCTGGCGGAGTTCGGCTTCCTGGACGCCGAGGAGCTGGTGAGCCGCTACAACGCGGAGGGCAGCCCGTACACCGGACACGTCAACGCGGCGGTGCCCGGAGTGGAGTTCGCCACCGGGAGCCTGGGACATGGGCTGGGGTTGGGCGTGGGGCTCACGCTGGGACACAAGCTCAAGGGCGAGCCCAACCGGACCTATGTGGTGTGCGGTGATGGAGAGATGGGCGAGGGCTCCAACTGGGAAGCGCTGCAAGTGGCCGCGCACCACCGGCTCTCCGCGCTGACGCTCGTGGTGGATCGCA encodes:
- a CDS encoding AMP-binding protein → MGQRFQNPAAQTHGALYRQRGWWRDATIVDDLRRAVQSHPEKTAIIAARYFSKDVTRLTYADLSRYMDRFAGALLSLGVGREDIVAVQLPNGWQFSALALACARMGAVIAPIPPDYRRREVEFILGRTEASVYIGPQAWAGYTHRDMAREIAGVLPSLRHRVLLGAEGPLGPGELDFDATFVARAWEEERPAAELDAREAHADEVCNVLYTSGTTGEPKGVIHSHNTNYGITRALGETLSLTGEDVFCLPSLLTASTGFTYLFQLPVQLGATAVYMDVGDPELTLKLIEEHRVTFSYGIPTYLMNVIATQRKRPRDTSSLRKLATGSIPVPPHLIATVREMFGIQLHTLWGMTENGAVTITRQDDPPDWPAHSDGRAVEWMDVRIAPAVAEDGTPYPDGTGRLLVRGASQCLSYFKRDDIYAASVDAEGWFDTGDLARDDGRGGIRIVGRLKDVIFRYGYKIPVVEVESALYSHPKVKEVAVVAHSDDKIGGERVCAVVVTREGEGTPTLDELRQHLKQQGMSNQYWPDRLELVDAMPKTATGKVRKHLLREQLNSRAR
- a CDS encoding transketolase, producing MIPLSANASQLERRARRVRRLILRLAATPSGCHLGGSLSVVELLVVLLGEVMRVDPRAPLSPERDHLILSKGHAAAGMYAALAEFGFLDAEELVSRYNAEGSPYTGHVNAAVPGVEFATGSLGHGLGLGVGLTLGHKLKGEPNRTYVVCGDGEMGEGSNWEALQVAAHHRLSALTLVVDRNGGQNDGPTESILSQASLARRLEAFGFHTSEVDGHDLTALGAALRESGGERPRALVAHTQKGAGVPMLRGKGPHYAVFSPEHLRRALASLGEEAS